A segment of the Candidatus Methylomirabilota bacterium genome:
GCCGAAGAGCTCTGACTCGAGCAGCGTCGGCGCCAGGGCCGTGCAGTTCACGGTAATGAGCGGCTTGTCGCGCAGGATCGAGTAGCGGTGGATGGCGCGGGCGACCCGCTCCTTGCCCGTGCCCGACTCGCCCAGGATGAGCACGGTCGTGGGCGTGGCCGCGACGCGGACGATCAACTGCGCCACGTCTTTCATCTTCGGGTTCTGGCCGATGATGAAGTCGCCCCCCGCCTGCGCCTGCAGCTCCCCCAACATGAGCGAATACCGGTCTTCCGGCTCCTCCGACCGTTTGCGCTCCGCTAGGAGGTCCCACATGAATCGCGCGCTGTCGCCACCCATCACCTCCGTCGCCGCCGGCTTGAGCTCGAGAATGGCGCGCTGGACTTCAGGGCGTCCCGTGACGTCGATGACGAGATCGAGGCGGGGGTCCACGATCCGCCCCCGCAGGTCGGTGGCGACGGGGATGTTGAGCCGCCAGGCGAGCTCGAGGCCCGGCGCCCAGGCGTTGACGTCAGCGAGGCCCAGGATGGTCACGGCGGATCGCCCGCAAACATTTCCAGCAGGGCGCGCCCGCCGTTGCCGGCGCCGATGATGGCGACCTTGGTCATGCGCGGGCGTGCGGGGCGTTCAGAACGGCTGCGGCACCCGTTCGGGCTCCGCCCGGTTCTCGAAGGACGCGTACTCGGGGATGAAGGTCAGCTTGATCACCCCGGTCGGCCCGTTCCGCTGTTTGCCGATGATGACATCGGCCATGCGCTCGTCCTCTTCCTTCTGGAGCCCGTAGCGGTCGGGGCGGTACAGGAAAAGGATGAGGTCGGCGTCCTGCTCGAGCGCGCCCGATTCTCGCAGGTCGGAGAGCTGCGGCTCCTTGCTCTGGCGGCTCTCCACCGCCCGCGAGAGCTGCGACAGCGCCACGACGGGCACGGCGATCTCCTTGGCCAGCGCCTTCAGCGAGCGCGAGATTTCCGAGATCTCCTGCTGGCGGTTCTCGGGGTTGCGCCCGCGCATCAGCTGCAGGTAGTCGATGACGATCATGTCGAGCCCGTGCTCGGCCTTCATGCGTCGCGCCTTGGCGCGTGCCTCGAGAACCGAGAGCGCCGGCGAGTCGTCGATGAAGATGGGCGCCTCGGCCAGCCGCCCGGCGGCATTGGTCAGGCTGGTCCAGTCCCGCGTGTCGAGATAGCCGGTGCGAACCTTGTGCGAGTCCACGCGGCCCTCGGCGCAGAGCAGCCGCTGCACCAGCTGCTCCTTGGACATCTCGAGGCTCAGCACGAGCACCCGCTTGTGGTTCCGGACGCCGGCATACTTGGCGATGTTCATCGCGAAGGCCGTCTTACCCATGGACGGCCGGCCCGCGATGATGATGAAATCGCTCGACTGGAAGCCGGAGGTCATCTCGTCCAGCTTGCCGAACCCCGTCGCCAGGCCGGTAATGTGCTCCTTCTGGTCGTAGAGCTTCTCGATCTGCTCGAAGGTGCCCTTGAGGATGGATCGCACCGG
Coding sequences within it:
- the dnaB gene encoding replicative DNA helicase translates to MATLADLLTSKIPPHSLEAERAVLGGMLLDRESLPKAVELLKPSDFYKEGHRKIFDSMLALFERNEPVDLLTVSEDLRRRSELDEVGGPATLGALVEEAATAAHLLSYGGIVREKAVLRDLIRIATEIIGKSYEGRDDVEKVLDDAERLIFQISERRMQGTAIPVRSILKGTFEQIEKLYDQKEHITGLATGFGKLDEMTSGFQSSDFIIIAGRPSMGKTAFAMNIAKYAGVRNHKRVLVLSLEMSKEQLVQRLLCAEGRVDSHKVRTGYLDTRDWTSLTNAAGRLAEAPIFIDDSPALSVLEARAKARRMKAEHGLDMIVIDYLQLMRGRNPENRQQEISEISRSLKALAKEIAVPVVALSQLSRAVESRQSKEPQLSDLRESGALEQDADLILFLYRPDRYGLQKEEDERMADVIIGKQRNGPTGVIKLTFIPEYASFENRAEPERVPQPF